In one Saccharibacillus brassicae genomic region, the following are encoded:
- a CDS encoding CcdC family protein, which produces MIDWINSVFDRFFSLNPILLSVLFTLFFAGMAFMALFMRMKASKRPLTARKIMMPPVGMATGFFMFVIRDIQIPWTGALIAFLVGWFLFAYPLILGTKFEQIGSDLFVKRSKAFLFILVALIVIRLALHGYVERFVTLPQTGGVFFILAFGMILHWRLNMLLRFKRMTGGSEGGGTPAGAAKA; this is translated from the coding sequence ATGATAGACTGGATCAATTCCGTATTCGACCGATTTTTCTCGCTGAACCCGATTCTGCTGAGCGTCCTGTTCACCCTGTTCTTCGCGGGCATGGCGTTCATGGCGCTGTTCATGCGGATGAAAGCGAGCAAACGCCCGCTGACCGCACGCAAAATCATGATGCCCCCCGTCGGGATGGCCACCGGCTTCTTCATGTTCGTGATCCGCGACATCCAGATTCCGTGGACGGGCGCGCTGATCGCGTTCCTCGTCGGCTGGTTCCTGTTCGCGTACCCGCTCATTCTCGGCACCAAGTTCGAGCAGATCGGCAGCGACCTGTTCGTCAAAAGATCCAAAGCGTTCCTGTTCATCCTCGTCGCGCTGATCGTGATCCGTCTGGCGCTGCACGGTTACGTCGAACGGTTCGTGACGCTTCCGCAGACCGGCGGCGTGTTCTTCATCCTCGCGTTCGGCATGATTCTGCACTGGCGCCTCAACATGCTGCTGCGTTTCAAGCGCATGACGGGCGGCTCGGAAGGCGGCGGCACGCCGGCGGGCGCGGCAAAAGCCTGA
- a CDS encoding response regulator transcription factor, translating to MTRKKILIAEDEMVLRFLLTETLEDEGFDIDEAEDGRIAMDSLRYGEYDLIILDYMMPEATGIEVCRWLRGEGGANADKPVILLTAKAEGKDREAAMQAGVSMFVSKPFSPVELTEIVRKLTESRPS from the coding sequence ATGACCCGCAAAAAAATTCTGATCGCCGAAGACGAAATGGTACTGCGTTTTTTGTTGACGGAAACGTTGGAAGACGAAGGATTCGATATCGACGAAGCCGAAGACGGCCGGATCGCGATGGACAGTTTGCGGTACGGCGAATACGACCTGATCATCCTCGATTATATGATGCCCGAGGCGACCGGAATCGAAGTGTGCCGTTGGCTGCGCGGCGAAGGCGGGGCGAACGCGGACAAGCCCGTCATCCTGCTGACCGCCAAAGCCGAAGGGAAAGACCGCGAGGCGGCCATGCAGGCCGGCGTCTCGATGTTCGTGTCCAAGCCGTTCAGTCCGGTGGAACTGACGGAGATCGTCCGCAAGCTGACCGAGAGCCGTCCGTCATGA